The Polyangiaceae bacterium genome includes a region encoding these proteins:
- a CDS encoding serine/threonine protein kinase has protein sequence MSESGLEHSAGERVDRYKLIRPLGQGGMGEVWVAENAVMGALVALKFLGRHRSSSAQERLLREARAAARVRHPACVQVFDVGVDKKGDPFLVMELLDGLSLADLLEQRGALEVRQAVELGAQVADALSAAHELGIVHRDVKPDNVMLVEVDGRKVPKLLDFGVARSTEDAVKLTLDGSLVGTPAYMAPEQITRAETSDPRIDVWGLTVTLYEMIVGTVPFSGSGLTDVLASVTRAEPLWPGAVPGLDTALWRIIDRGLAKDRSARFQSAAELSAALKDWLAQQSTGAEHAKPEATSTLAAPEEASVGFDAVIFASLGKERT, from the coding sequence ATGTCAGAATCAGGCTTGGAGCACTCGGCGGGCGAGCGAGTCGACCGCTACAAGCTGATCCGGCCCCTGGGCCAGGGTGGCATGGGGGAGGTGTGGGTCGCCGAGAACGCGGTGATGGGCGCGCTGGTGGCTCTCAAGTTCTTGGGGCGCCATCGAAGCTCATCCGCCCAAGAGCGCCTCTTGCGGGAAGCCCGAGCAGCGGCTCGAGTGCGGCACCCCGCTTGCGTGCAGGTGTTCGACGTCGGCGTCGACAAGAAGGGGGATCCGTTCTTGGTGATGGAGCTCCTCGACGGGCTATCGCTGGCGGACCTGCTGGAGCAACGAGGTGCCTTGGAAGTGCGGCAGGCGGTGGAGCTGGGCGCGCAGGTTGCTGACGCACTTTCAGCAGCGCACGAGCTCGGCATCGTTCATCGCGACGTCAAGCCGGACAACGTCATGCTGGTCGAGGTCGACGGGCGCAAGGTTCCGAAGCTCCTCGACTTCGGGGTCGCGCGCTCCACGGAAGACGCCGTGAAGCTCACGCTGGACGGCAGTCTGGTGGGCACGCCGGCGTACATGGCGCCGGAGCAGATCACGCGCGCCGAAACGTCGGACCCACGCATCGATGTGTGGGGGCTGACCGTCACCTTGTACGAGATGATCGTGGGCACGGTGCCGTTTTCCGGGTCCGGGCTCACGGACGTGCTCGCTTCGGTGACGCGGGCGGAGCCGCTGTGGCCGGGTGCGGTACCAGGCTTGGACACCGCGCTGTGGCGCATCATCGACCGCGGCTTGGCCAAGGACCGATCGGCGCGTTTCCAGTCTGCGGCAGAGCTTTCTGCGGCGCTCAAGGACTGGTTGGCCCAGCAAAGCACCGGCGCCGAGCACGCGAAACCCGAGGCCACGTCGACGCTGGCGGCGCCCGAAGAAGCGTCGGTCGGTTTCGACGCCGTCATCTTCGCGTCACTAGGAAAGGAACGAACGTGA